In Saprospiraceae bacterium, a genomic segment contains:
- a CDS encoding 4Fe-4S dicluster domain-containing protein produces MKEEKNQISGRRDFLKTGLLAGSLLSGCNADQNPFQPSEPVMPSGEKVKLLSVNGEIIEVDKAFLKPVPDLPPIPNEEARVGIEGKKFVMVIDLSRCKNLKRCQQACNHMHHVHPGQSWIKIYSMQDTEHTAPYWQPTTCMHCDEPPCVKVCPVDATFKRQDGIVLIDSDRCVGCRFCMAACPYSSRVFNWEEPDIPLEIAQQAYQCETSTPQKKGTVGKCDFCPDMVRKGELPHCITACPNGVFFFGDINEDSVTNGSETFKFSELIKDKAGYRLMEDLGTKPNVYYLPPVNRNFEYEIGLENEPANKS; encoded by the coding sequence GTGAAGGAAGAAAAAAATCAAATCTCCGGCAGAAGGGATTTTTTAAAAACAGGCCTTCTTGCAGGTTCGCTTTTAAGCGGATGCAATGCAGATCAAAATCCATTTCAACCATCTGAGCCCGTAATGCCATCTGGTGAAAAGGTTAAATTGCTTTCTGTAAATGGCGAGATTATAGAAGTTGATAAAGCATTTTTAAAACCTGTACCGGATCTGCCTCCCATACCTAATGAAGAAGCGAGAGTAGGTATAGAAGGTAAAAAATTTGTCATGGTCATCGATCTTTCAAGATGCAAAAATCTGAAGCGATGCCAACAAGCCTGTAACCACATGCACCATGTTCATCCGGGCCAGAGTTGGATCAAAATATATTCCATGCAGGATACTGAACATACTGCACCTTACTGGCAGCCAACGACCTGCATGCATTGCGACGAGCCGCCATGTGTAAAAGTTTGTCCGGTTGATGCAACGTTTAAGCGACAGGATGGAATCGTTTTAATAGACAGTGATCGCTGCGTAGGTTGCCGTTTTTGCATGGCGGCATGTCCCTATTCTTCAAGGGTATTTAACTGGGAAGAACCCGATATTCCACTTGAAATAGCGCAACAAGCTTATCAATGTGAAACAAGTACACCACAAAAAAAGGGTACCGTAGGTAAATGCGACTTTTGTCCCGACATGGTTCGCAAAGGTGAACTTCCACATTGCATTACGGCTTGTCCCAACGGAGTATTTTTCTTTGGAGACATCAATGAAGACAGCGTCACCAATGGATCTGAAACATTTAAGTTTTCAGAACTCATCAAAGACAAAGCGGGATATCGACTGATGGAAGATCTCGGAACAAAACCCAATGTTTATTATTTGCCACCGGTCAATCGAAATTTTGAGTATGAAATTGGTTTAGAAAATGAACCAGCTAATAAATCATAG
- a CDS encoding T9SS type A sorting domain-containing protein, with product MALALLLLDQGEISEAIDVVESLPVNSNETQNFSDLFYILVYATQNELSLSELPQAKIEDLEDIAENRNIGGFAAQIILTQFYDKEYLSIIETDTSLEYRSQKNKKVERKLTDNKVRIHPNPVEDQLSISYWMPVGENYSFSIMGLDGSIWSQIDLDQNSGHLRMNTAGLPSAVYILKSSNGINMSELSKFIKK from the coding sequence ATGGCCCTTGCCCTTCTGTTGTTAGATCAAGGAGAAATCAGCGAAGCCATTGATGTGGTTGAATCATTACCGGTTAATTCAAATGAAACACAAAATTTCTCTGATTTATTCTATATTCTGGTTTATGCTACACAAAATGAATTATCTTTATCAGAATTGCCGCAAGCCAAAATTGAAGATCTCGAAGATATTGCGGAAAACAGAAACATTGGAGGTTTTGCGGCACAGATTATTTTGACTCAATTCTATGATAAGGAGTATCTGTCCATTATTGAAACTGACACTTCATTGGAGTACAGAAGTCAAAAGAACAAGAAAGTTGAAAGGAAATTGACGGATAATAAGGTAAGGATACATCCTAATCCAGTTGAAGATCAACTAAGCATCAGTTACTGGATGCCAGTGGGAGAGAATTACTCATTTAGTATCATGGGTTTGGATGGTAGTATATGGTCTCAAATTGATTTGGATCAAAATTCAGGGCATCTGCGTATGAATACCGCAGGTTTACCTTCAGCTGTTTATATATTGAAATCGAGTAATGGCATAAACATGAGCGAATTAAGTAAATTTATTAAAAAATAA
- a CDS encoding 4-hydroxy-tetrahydrodipicolinate synthase: MNNYQFLRGTGVALITPFDPSGQIDYPALSKIIDHCIQGGVEYLVSMGTTGEAVTLSLEKRFAVMAFTAKEAAGKVPVVVGIGGNNTAELCKELQQLNTSGITAILSSSPAYNKPSQEGIYQHYMKLVEMSPLPIIIYNVPGRTASNILPETCLRLAHASTKFIAVKEASGDLTQATKILKDRPQNFLVLSGDDPLALGLIGIGGDGVISVIANAYPQIFSNMIRAALNNDFSAAAQLNFKLFDLHKWLYIEGNPVGIKAAVHHLGLCSHDFRLPLVRMSAANFENLKAEMNKIQSN, translated from the coding sequence ATGAATAATTATCAATTCCTCAGAGGTACGGGTGTAGCACTCATTACTCCTTTTGATCCTTCAGGTCAAATTGATTACCCTGCCCTTTCAAAAATCATTGATCATTGCATACAGGGAGGCGTTGAATACCTTGTCTCTATGGGCACGACAGGTGAAGCTGTGACGCTCAGTTTGGAAAAACGTTTTGCCGTAATGGCATTTACGGCAAAAGAAGCTGCCGGAAAAGTACCGGTGGTTGTTGGAATTGGAGGCAATAATACTGCAGAACTTTGCAAAGAACTTCAACAACTAAATACTTCAGGCATCACCGCTATATTATCCAGCAGCCCCGCTTACAACAAACCTTCACAGGAAGGCATTTACCAGCACTATATGAAACTTGTTGAAATGTCTCCATTGCCCATTATTATTTACAATGTTCCGGGAAGAACTGCATCGAACATTCTGCCAGAAACCTGTTTGAGACTTGCGCATGCTTCTACTAAATTTATAGCCGTTAAAGAAGCTTCAGGAGATTTAACGCAAGCAACAAAAATTCTAAAAGACCGGCCTCAAAATTTTTTAGTACTATCAGGAGATGATCCGCTTGCATTAGGACTCATCGGAATTGGTGGTGATGGTGTGATCTCTGTTATCGCCAATGCGTATCCTCAAATTTTTTCTAACATGATCCGTGCTGCTCTCAACAATGATTTTTCTGCTGCAGCACAACTTAATTTCAAATTATTTGATTTGCATAAATGGTTGTACATCGAAGGAAATCCCGTGGGCATTAAAGCCGCCGTACATCATCTGGGTTTATGTAGCCATGATTTTCGACTTCCCTTAGTGCGTATGTCAGCCGCTAATTTTGAAAACCTCAAGGCAGAAATGAACAAGATCCAAAGCAACTAA
- a CDS encoding T9SS type A sorting domain-containing protein, whose product MKKSISIFCFLIISIFNHFSFTQTYFNVVLPSDRNYVDGLYHPLVELSQDSLIFMTSRIYLRERHGTPNIEVMNRYGFVYTGVPFLDSISTITIFDSKLNDSAIYIAGTRFVYKDTVENFWYCKLSLQLDTLWTKELLTDYNRCYVQKILALRGQRIAFCGGKDQRRPNSTASLTSHGVVAIADSIGNLIHFVEFNDLDTTTLEGYYGLAVDKDENIYSCGIVKKSGFNHDAVIVKVSPNGKLIWRKQVPSLEFSEGLLYGQSMPNGSILFVGDSYKPNFFDDDFSFILLLSLLPDGNIDFTKRIMKGFENYIDNCVSDNAGNTVCAGYYKPNRETKADGWICKFTPTGDSLWSRVISKTERTEQFFNISKASDGGFYLTGLSKIDSINTSKSWIVKVDSFGCLVPGCQNVVNTNDISKRKVAAFKFFPNPAREVFYFLSRITESKNYQIKVIDLQGREVFKYSFQPDSGKQYVVEIPDQLSSEIYTLCVLNEKGKMVQVEKLELH is encoded by the coding sequence ATGAAAAAGTCTATTTCCATTTTTTGCTTTCTTATAATTTCGATCTTTAACCATTTTTCATTTACCCAAACTTATTTTAATGTTGTATTACCTTCTGATCGAAATTATGTAGATGGATTGTATCATCCTCTGGTTGAGTTATCTCAGGACTCTTTGATTTTTATGACATCTCGAATTTATCTTCGCGAAAGGCATGGTACTCCAAATATAGAAGTCATGAACCGGTATGGATTTGTTTACACTGGTGTCCCATTTTTAGACTCGATTAGTACAATCACTATTTTTGATTCAAAATTAAATGATTCCGCAATTTATATTGCAGGCACAAGGTTTGTTTATAAAGATACAGTAGAGAACTTTTGGTATTGCAAATTGAGTCTTCAGTTAGACACTTTGTGGACAAAGGAGTTATTAACTGATTATAATCGATGTTATGTACAAAAAATATTGGCATTAAGAGGTCAGCGAATTGCATTTTGTGGTGGGAAGGATCAGCGGAGACCAAATTCTACTGCATCATTGACTTCGCATGGCGTTGTAGCAATAGCAGATAGTATTGGAAACCTGATTCACTTTGTTGAGTTCAATGATCTCGATACCACAACACTGGAAGGATATTATGGCTTGGCTGTGGATAAGGATGAAAATATCTACTCATGTGGCATCGTTAAAAAAAGTGGGTTTAATCACGATGCAGTCATTGTTAAAGTTAGTCCAAATGGTAAGTTGATTTGGAGAAAACAGGTACCATCATTGGAATTTTCGGAAGGCTTACTTTATGGCCAAAGTATGCCCAATGGAAGTATTCTATTTGTTGGAGATTCTTATAAACCAAATTTTTTCGATGATGATTTTAGTTTCATTTTATTGTTGAGCCTTTTGCCTGATGGTAATATCGATTTTACAAAGAGAATTATGAAAGGATTTGAAAATTATATTGATAATTGTGTTTCAGATAATGCTGGAAATACAGTTTGCGCCGGCTACTATAAACCCAATCGGGAAACTAAAGCAGATGGATGGATTTGCAAATTCACCCCAACCGGTGACAGCCTTTGGTCACGAGTTATTAGTAAAACTGAACGAACGGAACAATTCTTCAACATTTCGAAAGCTTCTGACGGTGGGTTCTACCTTACAGGACTTAGTAAAATCGATAGCATCAATACTTCTAAATCCTGGATAGTGAAGGTTGACAGCTTTGGTTGCCTGGTACCCGGTTGTCAGAATGTGGTCAATACGAACGATATTAGTAAAAGAAAAGTAGCTGCATTTAAATTTTTTCCCAATCCTGCCAGAGAGGTCTTTTATTTTCTGAGCAGAATTACAGAAAGCAAAAATTATCAAATTAAAGTTATTGATCTGCAGGGGCGTGAAGTTTTTAAGTATTCCTTTCAGCCTGATTCTGGTAAGCAGTATGTCGTTGAAATTCCTGATCAACTGTCTTCTGAAATTTATACATTATGTGTGTTAAATGAAAAGGGAAAAATGGTACAAGTAGAAAAATTGGAGCTACATTGA
- a CDS encoding c-type cytochrome: protein MKLLTIMTIGVYFLTTTGYNYAQEPWDAPAKFAKMANPVKQDAAAIAEGKTLWVKHCQSCHGKKGLGDGSKAAQLKTEPGNFTKASFQSQTDGTLFYKTLEGRDDMPSFKKKIPDQEDIWKLIHFMRTLK from the coding sequence ATGAAATTATTAACCATTATGACCATTGGTGTTTATTTTTTGACAACAACGGGCTACAATTATGCTCAGGAGCCTTGGGATGCTCCTGCGAAATTTGCCAAAATGGCAAATCCTGTAAAACAAGATGCTGCTGCCATTGCAGAAGGCAAGACTCTATGGGTTAAACATTGTCAGTCCTGTCATGGTAAAAAAGGATTGGGAGATGGCAGCAAAGCTGCACAACTTAAAACTGAACCCGGAAATTTTACCAAAGCAAGCTTTCAAAGCCAAACTGATGGTACACTTTTTTACAAAACACTTGAAGGTCGCGATGACATGCCAAGTTTCAAAAAGAAAATACCAGATCAGGAAGATATTTGGAAACTCATACATTTTATGCGCACGCTGAAATAA
- a CDS encoding MMPL family transporter has translation MKHNRSFPLIIDFGILLMTLLAFIQIPNIKFDHSFSRLYPTGKSEFILFEKFKETFQIHDEEHIIFICVTPKAGIFNKEFLIKLDSFTKQILQNKDVFKIYGLTQISQLYYDQNGFVSKPLININAEESWTSDSVFIFNSMEYSKTLFSIDKKSVLVSVFPNLYIPDPDYKSLLKSIEQEAQSIFSKTYHVLSKTKLESAYQLEVKKNIQRISALALLIISISLILLSRSVKTLLTSYLVIFLTIAWTFGIIGLLGGIVDYLTSLLPIILGIITLTNVVHFRNHFQNTLSEIHPFKKSFRYIGWSVLFANLTTALGFLTLSLSDIPTLNQFGQYASVGILIGYVLSYYIVSREAKSNPSTEFSFIISDKNLVSLIQYIIGKRIYIIVVFGMITGLSIFYAQKIEINGSLLNELQASNPIVQDFNFFDTAFGGSRMVELYVRNNQNKSSFNELDDLLLLDTIIQYLEDRLQVHSILSPLTMIRAAHKAYKGGNPLEYRIPETQAEVQRYISDIYQTPYGDEFKRYFKEDGKEVRISGRLKDMKLLESYNFERKLQTFIQEQGYDLKLNCVLTGESFLMDKVPKFLINNLAYGLLFSVLIMSLIGYYMLGRVKYILITLLPNIIPLILVAGLMGMLQIYLKTDTAILFSIAFGMSVDNTIHLLNRFRLEKQTQNWSTSLIKSYQHTIRPITLTTCLLCAGFASLIFSDFTSCKNMGILLTSALVSSWLTNAVLLPALLSVFVRSKTSYSNENHEVT, from the coding sequence ATGAAACATAACAGGTCTTTTCCACTTATCATAGACTTTGGCATCTTGTTGATGACCCTGTTGGCATTCATACAAATCCCAAACATCAAGTTTGATCATAGTTTTAGTAGGCTTTATCCGACTGGAAAAAGTGAATTTATTTTGTTTGAAAAGTTCAAAGAAACGTTTCAAATCCATGATGAAGAACATATAATATTTATTTGTGTAACACCCAAAGCAGGCATATTTAATAAAGAATTTTTAATAAAACTGGATTCCTTTACAAAACAGATTTTACAAAATAAGGACGTTTTTAAAATATATGGACTCACGCAAATTTCGCAATTATACTACGATCAAAATGGATTTGTTTCAAAACCTCTCATCAATATTAATGCAGAAGAAAGCTGGACAAGTGACTCGGTTTTTATTTTTAATTCAATGGAATATTCAAAAACTCTTTTTTCTATTGATAAAAAATCAGTATTAGTAAGTGTATTTCCCAATTTGTACATCCCAGATCCGGATTACAAATCATTACTAAAAAGCATTGAGCAGGAAGCGCAATCGATTTTCTCGAAAACCTATCATGTACTTTCAAAAACAAAATTAGAATCAGCCTATCAGTTGGAAGTCAAAAAGAACATCCAAAGAATATCAGCATTGGCCCTATTGATCATATCCATTTCCTTGATTCTGCTGAGCCGCTCTGTCAAGACTTTATTGACTTCATACCTCGTTATATTTCTTACGATTGCCTGGACATTTGGAATCATTGGACTTTTGGGTGGTATTGTAGATTATCTAACCAGCCTGCTTCCCATCATCCTTGGAATTATTACACTGACGAATGTCGTCCATTTCAGAAACCATTTTCAAAACACTTTATCTGAGATTCACCCATTCAAGAAATCTTTCAGATACATTGGATGGAGTGTTTTATTTGCAAACCTAACAACCGCTCTCGGATTCCTGACTCTTTCCTTATCTGACATTCCCACCTTAAATCAATTTGGTCAATATGCATCCGTAGGTATTCTCATTGGTTATGTATTGAGTTATTACATCGTTTCCCGTGAAGCCAAATCCAATCCATCAACTGAATTTTCATTTATCATTTCAGATAAAAATTTGGTGTCACTTATTCAATACATTATTGGCAAACGCATTTATATTATTGTTGTATTCGGAATGATCACTGGTTTATCCATTTTTTACGCTCAAAAAATCGAAATAAATGGAAGTCTTCTAAACGAATTGCAAGCATCTAACCCCATTGTACAAGATTTTAATTTTTTTGATACTGCATTTGGTGGGTCGAGGATGGTAGAGTTATACGTAAGAAATAACCAAAATAAAAGCAGCTTTAATGAACTCGATGATCTGCTTTTATTGGATACCATCATTCAATACCTCGAGGACAGACTTCAAGTTCATTCAATCCTGTCCCCGCTTACAATGATCCGTGCAGCTCACAAAGCTTATAAGGGTGGAAATCCTTTAGAATATCGTATTCCGGAAACCCAGGCTGAAGTGCAGCGTTACATTTCAGATATTTATCAAACTCCTTACGGAGATGAATTTAAAAGATATTTTAAAGAAGATGGAAAGGAGGTACGAATAAGCGGTCGGCTTAAAGATATGAAACTGTTGGAATCCTATAATTTCGAAAGGAAACTTCAAACATTCATTCAAGAACAGGGGTATGATTTAAAATTAAATTGCGTTCTCACCGGAGAATCTTTCTTAATGGATAAAGTTCCTAAATTTTTGATAAACAATTTGGCGTATGGTCTCCTGTTTTCTGTATTGATAATGAGTCTTATCGGTTATTACATGTTGGGTCGGGTAAAATATATCTTGATCACTCTTCTGCCGAATATCATTCCTCTTATCCTTGTTGCCGGACTCATGGGTATGCTGCAAATATATCTTAAGACAGATACGGCTATTCTGTTTTCAATTGCATTTGGAATGTCGGTAGACAATACTATTCATTTGCTGAATCGATTTCGCCTTGAAAAACAAACTCAAAATTGGAGTACATCTCTTATCAAAAGTTATCAACACACCATTCGACCCATCACTCTGACTACCTGTCTTTTATGCGCCGGATTTGCCAGTTTGATTTTCTCGGATTTCACCAGTTGTAAAAACATGGGCATCTTACTCACCTCCGCTTTGGTGTCTTCATGGCTTACCAATGCTGTACTTTTACCAGCCTTATTGTCGGTTTTCGTTCGATCTAAAACAAGCTATAGTAATGAAAATCATGAAGTTACATGA
- a CDS encoding T9SS type A sorting domain-containing protein, translated as MPLNGGRIAYCGGKDQRRPNSSASLTSHGVVAITDNVGNLIHFIEVNDFDTTTLEGYYGLTADKDENIYACGIVKKSGFNHDAVIVKVSPNGKLIWRKQIPSPDYLEGVFNAFVQDDNSILFIGDSYNPDFFGDKFSVVLLINMSPNGLINWTKRIMKIYDGEIRYCVEDPSNNYICSGKYFSEAGKKGDGYLVKFSAKGDSIWSRIINKSDRSTEQFFNISKASDGGFYLTGFSWIDSINTSKSWIVKVDSFGCLVPGCHKVVDTKDVSNGREKAFVLYPNPAASTVYIHARTGSGMDMELRIYDLLGTLVQRKVFIAHSGHQYQLDLDASIPNGQYLIAFYNRTGPCCNRMSWRS; from the coding sequence TTGCCACTTAATGGGGGACGCATTGCATATTGTGGTGGAAAGGATCAGCGGAGACCAAATTCATCTGCTTCATTAACTTCACATGGTGTGGTTGCTATTACAGATAATGTAGGAAATCTTATTCATTTTATTGAAGTCAACGACTTCGACACTACTACACTAGAAGGATATTATGGCTTGACTGCTGATAAAGATGAGAATATTTATGCCTGTGGCATTGTAAAAAAAAGTGGGTTTAATCACGATGCGGTCATTGTTAAAGTTAGTCCAAATGGTAAGTTGATTTGGAGAAAACAAATTCCCTCTCCGGATTACCTGGAAGGAGTATTTAATGCCTTTGTCCAAGATGATAATTCTATATTGTTTATTGGAGATTCGTACAATCCAGACTTTTTTGGAGATAAATTTTCTGTGGTATTACTTATCAATATGAGCCCAAACGGTTTAATTAATTGGACCAAAAGAATTATGAAAATTTATGATGGAGAAATAAGGTATTGCGTTGAGGATCCATCCAATAATTATATTTGCTCAGGTAAATATTTCTCGGAGGCAGGAAAAAAAGGTGATGGTTACTTGGTAAAATTTTCGGCAAAAGGAGATAGTATTTGGTCCAGGATAATAAATAAATCTGACCGATCTACAGAACAATTCTTTAACATCTCGAAGGCTTCAGATGGTGGTTTTTACTTAACAGGATTCAGTTGGATAGATAGCATCAATACTTCTAAATCCTGGATTGTAAAGGTTGACAGTTTCGGTTGCCTGGTACCCGGTTGTCATAAAGTCGTCGATACAAAAGATGTTTCAAATGGCAGGGAAAAAGCTTTTGTGCTGTATCCCAATCCGGCTGCCTCTACTGTTTATATTCATGCCAGAACCGGCAGCGGAATGGACATGGAGCTGCGCATCTATGATTTATTGGGAACGCTCGTGCAACGCAAAGTTTTTATCGCGCACTCCGGACATCAGTATCAGCTGGATCTCGATGCTTCCATACCCAATGGTCAGTATCTGATTGCATTTTATAACCGAACGGGGCCTTGTTGCAACAGGATGTCCTGGAGATCATGA
- a CDS encoding acetyl-CoA carboxylase carboxyltransferase subunit alpha, protein MIFMDFEKPLENLYDQLSKLQKIAEDSKIDMSEKIAELEEKIKETRKQIYSNLTGWQKVSLSRHPNRPYTLDYIKLIAKKFIELHGDRCVKDDKAIVGGLAKIDQFDVVIIGHQKGNTTKLRQYRNFGMANPEGYRKALRLMKLAEKFNLPVITFIDTPGAYPGIEAEERGQAEAIARNLFEMAKLEVPILCYIIGEGASGGALGIGVGDRVFMLENTWYSVISPESCSSILWRSWNFKEQAAEALKLTAENMESFGLVDGIVKEPLGGAHADHEGMAKNLKKHLKAQLAELILLPKEELIHQRIEKYSKMGRFIEVSK, encoded by the coding sequence ATGATCTTCATGGATTTTGAAAAACCCCTCGAGAACCTCTACGACCAGTTGAGCAAACTTCAGAAAATTGCTGAGGACAGCAAGATTGATATGTCTGAAAAAATTGCGGAACTCGAAGAAAAAATAAAAGAGACTCGTAAACAGATTTACAGCAATTTAACCGGCTGGCAGAAAGTTTCCTTATCGAGACATCCCAATCGTCCTTATACTTTAGATTACATCAAACTGATAGCTAAAAAGTTTATTGAGTTGCATGGCGACCGTTGTGTAAAAGATGATAAAGCCATCGTAGGTGGTCTTGCTAAAATTGACCAATTTGATGTCGTCATTATAGGTCATCAAAAAGGAAATACAACCAAACTCAGACAATACCGGAATTTTGGAATGGCCAATCCGGAAGGTTACCGAAAAGCATTGCGACTGATGAAATTGGCAGAAAAATTTAATTTGCCGGTCATTACGTTTATTGACACCCCGGGTGCTTATCCTGGCATTGAAGCGGAAGAGCGCGGACAGGCAGAAGCTATCGCAAGAAACCTGTTTGAAATGGCCAAACTCGAAGTACCTATACTTTGTTATATCATAGGCGAAGGAGCCTCCGGTGGTGCATTGGGCATTGGCGTTGGCGATAGGGTGTTTATGCTCGAAAATACCTGGTATTCAGTGATATCACCAGAGTCTTGTTCTTCTATACTTTGGCGGAGTTGGAATTTCAAAGAACAAGCTGCAGAAGCACTTAAACTAACAGCAGAAAATATGGAATCCTTTGGTTTGGTCGACGGCATCGTGAAAGAACCCCTTGGCGGTGCACATGCTGATCACGAAGGCATGGCCAAAAACTTAAAAAAACATTTGAAAGCACAATTGGCTGAATTAATCCTTTTACCAAAAGAAGAACTCATTCATCAGCGCATTGAGAAATACAGTAAAATGGGACGGTTTATTGAAGTTTCCAAATAG
- the nrfD gene encoding polysulfide reductase NrfD, producing MPREFGTAGMIWVAILIANCILGMYAYYTQLRDGLVVTAMGDYVSWGIYISNFVFFVAISLVGSLITAIFRLADIKWSTPLTRIAEIIAVSAIFFASLIIIVDMGRPERLINLFFHPRLQSPIIWDVVVIATYFLISILLLYLPLLPDLKIMIKNQDPKNKWQLKMYKFLGSFWKGSTDQKNINAKSIMILCIMIIPVAFCIHTVTSWLFATTYRPGWDSTNFGAYFVSGAFLVGSGAVVTAMYVFRKVYKLEAYITDLHFDRMGKAVVLLAFLYLYFNINEYLVPAFKMKKPEEVHLHELFSGHYAPMFWFAIFVGMLIPIMILVTKKGRRPHMVFIAGIMVVVGAWFKRYLIVTPTLLHPFLPMKDVPEKFMKYFPSWQEWAIASGSLAGALLIITIFARLFPIIPIHSTITGEDENSEQLI from the coding sequence ATGCCAAGAGAATTTGGCACGGCAGGAATGATTTGGGTTGCCATCCTCATAGCAAATTGCATTCTGGGAATGTACGCATACTACACCCAATTAAGAGATGGCCTCGTCGTCACAGCCATGGGAGATTATGTATCCTGGGGAATTTATATTTCAAACTTTGTATTCTTTGTGGCGATCAGCCTCGTAGGTTCTTTAATAACAGCCATATTCAGATTGGCTGATATAAAATGGAGTACGCCTCTAACCAGAATTGCTGAGATTATTGCAGTATCTGCCATATTTTTTGCATCCCTGATCATCATCGTTGATATGGGGCGACCAGAAAGATTGATCAATTTATTTTTCCATCCACGACTACAGTCGCCTATCATATGGGATGTAGTTGTAATCGCCACATATTTTCTGATCAGTATATTATTACTCTACCTTCCACTTTTGCCCGACTTAAAGATCATGATCAAAAATCAAGATCCGAAAAATAAATGGCAATTGAAAATGTACAAATTTCTTGGCTCGTTCTGGAAAGGCTCAACAGATCAAAAAAATATAAATGCAAAGTCCATCATGATTTTGTGTATCATGATCATTCCCGTTGCATTCTGTATTCACACCGTGACGTCTTGGTTATTTGCGACAACCTACAGACCTGGATGGGATAGTACAAATTTTGGTGCATATTTCGTGTCAGGAGCATTTCTGGTGGGATCCGGAGCAGTAGTAACGGCTATGTATGTGTTTAGAAAAGTGTATAAACTTGAAGCCTATATTACAGATTTGCATTTTGACAGAATGGGTAAAGCCGTGGTTCTTTTAGCATTTTTATACTTATATTTTAATATCAATGAATATCTAGTACCAGCATTTAAAATGAAAAAACCAGAAGAGGTCCATTTACATGAACTCTTTTCAGGGCATTATGCACCTATGTTTTGGTTCGCCATTTTCGTAGGGATGTTGATACCGATTATGATTCTCGTGACCAAAAAAGGAAGACGTCCACACATGGTCTTTATTGCAGGAATTATGGTGGTGGTGGGTGCCTGGTTTAAGAGATATCTCATTGTAACACCAACACTACTTCATCCATTTTTACCAATGAAAGATGTCCCTGAAAAATTTATGAAATATTTTCCAAGTTGGCAAGAATGGGCCATTGCCAGCGGTTCACTAGCAGGAGCTTTGCTCATCATTACAATTTTTGCAAGATTATTCCCTATCATTCCTATTCATTCAACGATAACAGGAGAAGATGAAAATTCTGAACAACTTATTTAA
- a CDS encoding T9SS type A sorting domain-containing protein, whose amino-acid sequence MPEGTERELLVNELLRFYVAAAEIDTIMLLLEGESGENYKMALALLLLDQGEISEAIDVVESLSGNSSETQSFSEFFHILVYAAQNEVSISELPQSKIEDLEEIAQIRNIGGYSAQAILSQFYNREFLSIIETDSSLEYRIWNDKKRNSSLKKNLFRIHPVPVIDKLNVSYNLVDEPLFTFTIHSIEGKTWSSVKSPQGRGTITMVTEMLPPGIYILQLSNGSKMIEVQKFIKK is encoded by the coding sequence ATGCCGGAAGGTACTGAACGGGAATTGTTGGTTAATGAATTACTCCGATTTTATGTTGCAGCAGCTGAAATTGATACCATAATGCTATTGTTAGAGGGTGAGTCCGGAGAAAACTATAAAATGGCCCTTGCCCTTCTGTTGTTAGATCAAGGGGAAATCAGCGAAGCCATTGATGTGGTGGAATCCTTATCCGGTAATTCCAGCGAAACCCAAAGTTTCTCTGAATTTTTCCATATTCTGGTTTATGCTGCACAAAATGAAGTATCCATATCAGAATTGCCACAGTCCAAAATCGAAGATCTTGAAGAAATTGCGCAAATCAGAAACATTGGTGGATACTCTGCACAGGCTATTCTCTCGCAATTTTATAACAGGGAGTTTTTGTCAATCATCGAGACGGATAGCTCTCTGGAATACAGAATTTGGAATGACAAAAAAAGGAATTCGAGTTTAAAAAAGAATTTATTCAGAATTCATCCTGTCCCGGTTATTGACAAATTGAATGTTAGTTATAATTTAGTGGATGAGCCTCTATTCACATTTACTATCCACTCAATCGAAGGAAAAACTTGGTCAAGTGTTAAATCACCACAAGGTAGAGGAACAATAACTATGGTCACTGAAATGCTTCCTCCTGGAATTTATATCTTACAACTAAGTAATGGATCAAAAATGATTGAAGTACAGAAATTTATTAAAAAATAA